Proteins encoded in a region of the Solanum dulcamara chromosome 9, daSolDulc1.2, whole genome shotgun sequence genome:
- the LOC129902446 gene encoding probable carbohydrate esterase At4g34215, whose amino-acid sequence MKVKMKMMLFKFNKKLQYATEEILLILMFVFVLFYLRWITSHNDQHHLLITNRSTDKLNKQIFILAGQSNMAGQGGVHNFTWDGIIPDECQPNPDKILRLSVAIKWEIAHEPLNYAVDCLHNCGVGPGMAFANAILKQDPNFGVIGLVPCSKSGTGIHAWIRGNLPYDQLISRAKFSLRHGGTIRGLLWYHGESDTKDKYTARYYKSKFIKFIQDLRADLNSPLLPVIVVVLRYPKKPFARKFKFVNVVRQAQMDIDLLNVIKVDANGLPVGSDGLHLTTQGQVQLGNMMAQTFLNTKFQSVKFNSNKIYHMM is encoded by the exons ATGAaggtgaagatgaagatgatgctGTTCAAATTCAACAAGAAGTTACAATATGCAACAGAAGAAATATTGTTaatcttgatgtttgtttttgTTCTGTTTTACTTAAGGTGGATTACGAGTCATAACGATCAACATCATCTACTAATTACAAATCGTAGCACAGACAAATTGAACAAACAAATATTCATATTAGCAGGACAAAGCAACATGGCAGGCCAAGGAGGTGTACACAACTTTACTTGGGATGGTATTATACCTGACGAATGTCAACCTAATCCAGATAAAATTCTTCGATTAAGTGTAGCTATTAAGTGGGAAATTGCACATGAACCCCTTAATTACGCGGTTGATTGTCTTCATAATTGTGGAGTTGGTCCTGGAATGGCATTTGCTAATGCAATTCTTAAACAAGATCCAAATTTTGGGGTTATTGGTTTAGTGCCATGTTCTAAGTCAGGTACTGGAATTCATGCGTGGATTCGTGGGAATTTGCCTTATGATCAATTGATAAGTAGAGCTAAGTTTTCTCTTAGACATGGAGGAACAATTAGAGGATTATTGTGGTACCATGGTGAAAGTGATACAAAGGACAAGTATACTGCAAGATATTATAAATCCAAATTCATAAAGTTCATTCAAGATCTACGCGCTGACTTGAATTCTCCTCTGCTTCCTGTTATTGTG GTTGTTCTACGTTATCCAAAAAAACCATTTGcaagaaaatttaaatttgtaaaTGTAGTGAGACAAGCACAGATGGATATTGATCTTCTAAATGTAATAAAAGTGGATGCTAATGGTCTACCAGTGGGTTCAGATGGGCTTCATCTCACAACTCAAGGCCAAGTCCAACTTGGTAATATGATGGCTCAGACTTTTCTTAACACCAAATTTCAATCTGTTAAATTTAATTCAAACAAGATTTATCATATGATGTAG